The following coding sequences are from one Gossypium hirsutum isolate 1008001.06 chromosome A12, Gossypium_hirsutum_v2.1, whole genome shotgun sequence window:
- the LOC121211198 gene encoding beta-carotene 3-hydroxylase, chloroplastic, with protein MAAGLSAAVPLKPFLSFHPSPKQRLVFNPLLRLPQLTHGARKETRLSICFVLEEQKDVEPQTLVNLVEEGSGSEDFGNKQILIPPHVAEKLARKKSERFTYLVAAVMSSFGITSMAIMAVYYRFSWQMEGGEVPLSEMFGTFALSVGAAVGMEFWARWAHRALWHASLWHMHESHHRPREGPFELNDVFAIINAVPAIALLSYGFFNKGLVPGLCFGAGLGITVFGMAYMFVHDGLVHKRFPVGPIADVPYFRKVAAAHQLHHSEKFQGVPYGLFLGPKELEEVGGLEELEKEINRRIKSSKSL; from the exons ATGGCGGCTGGCTTATCCGCCGCCGTACCCCTTAAACCTTTCCTTTCATTTCATCCCTCACCCAAGCAAAGGCTAGTTTTCAACCCTCTACTTCGCCTCCCACAGCTAACACACGGTGCTCGAAAGGAGACAAGGCTTTCCATTTGTTTCGTGTTGGAGGAACAAAAAGATGTTGAACCCCAGACCTTAGTGAATCTAGTAGAAGAAGGATCCGGTTCCGAGGATTTTGGGAACAAACAGATCTTAATACCTCCACATGTGGCGGAGAAATTAGCTAGAAAAAAATCCGAAAGGTTCACTTACTTGGTCGCTGCTGTCATGTCTAGTTTCGGTATCACTTCCATGGCTATCATGGCTGTTTATTATAGATTTTCATGGCAAATGGAG ggAGGAGAAGTGCCTCTGTCTGAAATGTTCGGCACATTTGCCCTATCTGTTGGCGCCGCC GTAGGCATGGAGTTTTGGGCTAGATGGGCACATCGAGCTCTCTGGCATGCTTCCTTATGGCATATGCATGAG TCTCACCATCGACCAAGAGAAGGTCCATTCGAACTAAACGACGTTTTCGCCATTATAAACGCCGTTCCAGCTATAGCCCTTCTGTCTTACGGTTTCTTCAACAAAGGACTTGTACCTGGTCTATGTTTTGGTGCT GGGCTTGGGATTACTGTGTTTGGAATGGCTTACATGTTCGTCCACGATGGTCTCGTGCATAAGAGATTCCCGGTGGGGCCTATTGCCGACGTGCCTTATTTCAGAAAAGTTGCTGCGGCTCACCAG CTCCATCATTCAGAAAAATTCCAAGGTGTCCCATATGGGCTGTTTCTAGGACCTAAG GAACTAGAGGAAGTGGGTGGACTTGAAGAATTGGAGAAAGAGATCAATAGAAGAATAAAATCTAGCAAGAGTTTATGA